The Clostridium sporogenes region AGTTTCAGTACCAGTAGGTAAAGAAGTTTTAGGAAGATTATTTAATGTTTTAGGAAATCCTATAGATGAAGAAGGAGAATTTACATCACAACAATCATATCCTATTCATAGATCAGCTCCAAGTTTTGAAGAACAATCTGTAGAACCAGAAATATTTGAAACAGGTATAAAAGTAATAGATTTATTAGCACCTTATCAAAAAGGTGGGAAAATAGGTTTATTTGGAGGAGCAGGAGTAGGGAAAACTGTATTAATACAAGAGTTGATAAATAATATAGCTAAAGAACATGGTGGACTATCAGTATTTACAGGTGTTGGAGAAAGAACTAGAGAAGGAAACGATCTTTACTATGAAATGAAAGAATCAGGAGTTTTGGAGAAAACAGCATTAGTATTTGGACAAATGAACGAACCACCAGGAGCTAGAATGAGAGTAGCTCTTACAGGGTTGACAATGTCAGAATATTTTAGAGATCAAGGCCAAGATGTATTATTATTTATAGATAATATATTTAGATTTACTCAAGCGGGATCAGAAGTTTCAGCTCTTTTAGGAAGAATTCCAAGTGCCGTTGGATATCAACCAACTTTGGCTACAGAAATGGGAGCTCTTCAAGAAAGAATAACATCTACTAAAAACGGATCTATAACATCTGTTCAAGCGGTATATGTTCCGGCGGATGACTTAACAGATCCAGCGCCAGCAACAACATTTACTCACTTAGATGCAACAACAGTTTTATCAAGATCTATAGCAGAACTTGGGATTTATCCAGCGGTAGATCCATTAGAATCTTCGTCTAGAATGTTAGATCCTAGAATAATAGGTGAGGAACATTATGAAGTAGCTATAAAGGTTAAAAATATACTTGAAAGATACAGAGAACTTCAAGATATAATAGCTATATTAGGTATAGATGAACTTTCAGAAGAAGATAAGTTAGTGGTTGGTAGAGCAAGAAGAATACAAAGATTTTTATCTCAGCCATTTACAGTAGCAGAACAATTTACAGGAATGCAGGGTAAATATGTGCCTATAAAGGAAACTGTTAAAGGTTTTAAAGAAATATTAGAGGGTAAACATGATAATATTCCAGAATCAGCTTTCTTATTCCAAGGAACCATGGAAGAGGTTTTAAAGAAAGCACAGGAAATGGAATAGAATTATAATAGGTTAATAGAGGAGAATAATATGAAAGATAATATAGAATTTACTATATTTACTCCTGAAAAAAACATTAAAATTGGAGAGATAAAAGAAGTAATAACTGAAGGATTAGATGGAGAATTAGCGATACTTCCTAATCATGTCAATATGATTACTTATTTAAAGCCAACTATTACGAAATATATAGATTTAAGCGGCAATAAAAAAAATATATTTACATCTAGTGGAGTATTAAACGTAGAAAATAACAAGATTTATATTATATGTGATGCTAGTGAAAAACCAGAAGATATAGATATAAAAAGAGCAGAAAAGGCTAAAAAAAGAGCAGAGGAAAGATTACTAAATAAAAAAGAAATAGATGTAAAAAGAGCAGAATTAGCATTGTTTAGATCTATTGCTAGAATTAAAACTAAAGAACTTTAGAAAAATCTTTATAGTTTACAAGGTATACATAACTTTAATATTAAAGTTATGTATACCTTGTAAGCTTTTTTTGCAAGTATTTTAAAAATAATTCACATTTTTTATTAAGAACTATATATTAATAATATATTGGGATTGAATATAATTAGAAATTTATGTAAATAATCTAAAGAAGAAGGGGGAGAGATAAGTGAGTAAAAAAACAAAATTTGGCATATCAATTATTGTATTATTTTCTATAATAGCAGTTTTATTTATACCCAAGAATTACTCTAAAGCAAAAGATAAAGATGAGTTATTTTTTGAAATAGTAGATAAAACAGATAGTAATATAGTTGAAGTAGGAAGTAATGTAACTTTTTCTACAAAATCACAAAAT contains the following coding sequences:
- the atpD gene encoding F0F1 ATP synthase subunit beta; amino-acid sequence: MPNLGKVIQIIGPIIDIKFDSENLPDLFNALEINAGDKKVIAEVEQHIGDDTVRAIAMESTEGLRRGMEVLDTGSSVSVPVGKEVLGRLFNVLGNPIDEEGEFTSQQSYPIHRSAPSFEEQSVEPEIFETGIKVIDLLAPYQKGGKIGLFGGAGVGKTVLIQELINNIAKEHGGLSVFTGVGERTREGNDLYYEMKESGVLEKTALVFGQMNEPPGARMRVALTGLTMSEYFRDQGQDVLLFIDNIFRFTQAGSEVSALLGRIPSAVGYQPTLATEMGALQERITSTKNGSITSVQAVYVPADDLTDPAPATTFTHLDATTVLSRSIAELGIYPAVDPLESSSRMLDPRIIGEEHYEVAIKVKNILERYRELQDIIAILGIDELSEEDKLVVGRARRIQRFLSQPFTVAEQFTGMQGKYVPIKETVKGFKEILEGKHDNIPESAFLFQGTMEEVLKKAQEME
- a CDS encoding F0F1 ATP synthase subunit epsilon; the encoded protein is MKDNIEFTIFTPEKNIKIGEIKEVITEGLDGELAILPNHVNMITYLKPTITKYIDLSGNKKNIFTSSGVLNVENNKIYIICDASEKPEDIDIKRAEKAKKRAEERLLNKKEIDVKRAELALFRSIARIKTKEL